One genomic segment of Drosophila melanogaster chromosome 3R includes these proteins:
- the Cad86C gene encoding cadherin 86C, isoform E — MASTSSSQPEKNRSHVPLCRLGTEPVSRTGAAEEPSGQRECYYYAPATSPHQHHHHHHQHHHHHRLKQHHRHHHHHHRLQHHHHHHQQQHNHQNQQMQHHWPSRLGPIGPWLGAMTAYRLLTISLLIGILCPHHVQGADPKFDPTTRMRLVLVPADAQVNSVIYRLRATDEEFDYPLTFEFVGDASASTVKVESLPCTKYNSVCQANIVLQRRLEPGRYYDFQVSVKDTKGGMTTQLCSITATNFTTPHDLIFPHKPGIIMIPEGSPLFAIRQKIVSSETTEGTVFLLGPLDFEKQAMYHLTILANDAYAEPGQDSRNIAGMEIVVIVQDVQDQPPVFTSAPPVTKLPPGILPGDKILQVHAEDGDKGNPREVRYGLVSENNPFTSFFDINETSGEIFLMRPLEDIAFITHVGDPVLLTVIAEEVKVGRDEPPALASTVQLAFFLPDRTNSPPYFENDHYVSRVDENAPHGTALTFVDPYVPRVYDDDTGKNGVFSLTLLNNNGTFEISPNVAERSAGFLIRVRDNSMLDYEQQQSVQFQILAQELGPATNLSALVNVTVYINDVNDNAPVFEQPAYSVELPENMTAGTKVVQVLATDPDSGLGGKVRYTAILGYLNTSLNLDAETGLITVSTNKHGFDREVMPEYHLYVEARDMDGEGNRAQVPLIIKLIDVNDETPIFDKDLYEFILTHDLMGFTTTAVIHAEDKDATAPNNEVRYEIINGNYDNQFVLDKVTGELTVREKIHLRSKKNAKTRRRRQAGSDDEDTDIFILTARAYDLGVPVRFSTTTIRVYPPESRKRSVKFVVPGHNPDKAKTEETLSALSGGKVYIHNIRPLSPDEPGAKDIPAGNPGIKERSVVTATVIYDSSSVVDISEIQQRLSHHNNSYAIMPQDTSSTDTQYKAENKVLFWLLILLATLVALTILILLLCCICSWCPLYGAATKRIVNISRTEDDVHLVHREMANGKQTKSVQVAEWMGRRDAWSAEKPPDTRTKPTRWEFHDGREQLDEDVGRGQDIGEGDRRHIQSAEEQQRRVRIKHNRTAKDDLHLNFHNSRTNLINDRDVYMEDVIENRDLAGDREHITRTRVNRQEYARRKQYDSEVRHIDDDSMRRHEIDRGSDIDFNTAHNSLKSKRELFIKDGNVEILQLMTRDKTRDGLNLDDDNIYVNVPLKPAGNLSHPQLLMVDNTGKEILMRRFIEEQPDGKQIIREHYQIVPGATYIQSMPNEVQQGSTLKGDTFPLGKSGPNSIVYSQLEPEVKVIHTQPVQAGEGVSLDQQMQPAVSNQSLTHELEHSLKQQNALLRQILMEKEKLENAYTQHEVALETQSLPGQSMAIGTQTDCDAGTQTEGFDGVLDPEISLAKPSRRRARSENDESMSEDGYEYVRFNPPNSPEGVYWIKRRRTKKRPRQPRKRIVMVEEVKRKIRTPIKEEEEVQERKKRVPPKKPLRETKTSILRKQLSDESRKDQSRNGESQTGNRHRSESDSHNRDMFMEITDSMDELASPGSHSIRKIQVEKYYKHSDGDFDEDDTEYSIDSDGDEIVIRTNYPSRAQENERYRRQERTYAEPENPVDRKRPARKSSPTDSQPEAMPRLSRRDSSKRGSRKQTSSEPPHNRVSISKYESTVTENGRKLMSTSTEIVGSKRSLTDRSYQSETELAGLEHEERNVPKYMEWYYNKKKSSVSGRTSTESSKSQPSSKKKVGAAEKRVSKTRITAQPKDVEEYDETGGRYKPEPAPRKSPPKGSRLLKEDRALNKQHKPKIETDTNHPLLQHSEHRFERENALEVPAAPTKLPHYMYPETPPHAAAGGKESKSGRESKTSKEAKPKPSPIRENEVKVSNSKIYVEHRGTGHPTQKQLNASTLEDDHDSGIAMNSLLNSLGRRNPIAEKKSVFSIAYDDVSRVKKINSGGESPQYS; from the exons ATGGCTTCCACAAGTAGCAGTCAGCCGGAGAAGAACCGATCACATGTCCCGCTTTGCCGCCTGGGAACAGAGCCTGTCAGTCGCACGGGTGCCGCTGAGGAGCCCAGTGGACAGAGGGAATGCTACTACTACGCTCCAGCTACCTCCCCGCACcaacaccatcaccatcatcaccagcaccaccatcaccatcgccTGAAGCAGCACCAccggcatcatcatcatcatcatcggcttcagcatcatcatcatcatcatcaacagcagcacaaTCATCAGAACCAGCAGATGCAGCACCACTGGCCATCGCGACTGGGTCCAATTGGTCCCTGGTTGGGCGCAATGACCGCCTATCGACTGCTGACAATCAGCCTCCTAATTGGCATTCTGTGTCCACATCACGTCCAGGGAGCGGACCCCAAGTTCGATCCGACCACGCGCATGCGCCTGGTTCTTGTGCCGGCGGACGCACAGGTCAACTCGGTAATCTACAGGTTGCGTGCCACCGACGAGGAGTTCGACTATCCGCTGACCTTCGAGTTCGTGGGCGATGCCAGCGCCTCCACCGTTAAGGTGGAATCGCTACCCTGCACCAAGTACAATTCCGTGTGCCAGGCGAATATCGTTCTCCAGCGACGACTGGAACCGGGCAGATACTATGACTTCCAGGTATCGGTGAAGGACACCAAGGGCGGGATGACCACGCAACTCTGCTCAATTACGGCCACCAATTTCACTACGCCGCACGACCTCATCTTCCCGCACAAGCCCGGCATCATAATGATACCCGAG GGTTCTCCGCTATTTGCCATAAGACAAAAAATCGTATCTTCCGAGACCACAGAAGGCACCGTTTTCCTCCTGGGACCATTAGATTTTGAGAAGCAAGCCATGTACCATCTAACGATACTAGCCAAT GATGCTTATGCTGAGCCTGGTCAGGATAGTCGCAATATAGCGGGCATGGAGATAGTGGTTATCGTGCAGGATGTTCAGGATCAGCCGCCAGTGTTCACATCTGCTCCCCCAGTGACCAAACTGCCACCGGGAATACTGCCAGGCGATAAG ATATTGCAAGTCCACGCCGAGGATGGCGACAAGGGGAATCCCCGGGAGGTTCGCTACGGCTTGGTATCCGAGAACAATCCGTTCACCTCGTTTTTCGACATCAACGAAACAAGCG GCGAGATCTTCCTGATGCGACCCCTCGAGGACATTGCCTTCATCACGCATGTGGGTGATCCGGTGCTGCTCACCGTAATTGCGGAAGAGGTTAAGGTGGGTCGTGACGAGCCGCCCGCACTGGCCTCCACGGTCCAATTGGCGTTCTTTCTGCCCGATCGCACCAATTCGCCGCCGTACTTCGAGAACGATCA CTATGTCTCGAGGGTGGACGAGAACGCCCCACATGGCACCGCACTGACGTTCGTTGATCCCTACGTGCCGCGGGTCTACGACGATGATACGGGCAAGAACGGCGTCTTCTCGCTGACGCTGCTCAACAACAACGGCACGTTCGAGATCAGCCCCAATGTGGCGGAACGGAGTGCTGGATTCCTGATCCGGGTGCGCGACAACTCCATGCTGGActacgagcagcagcagtcggtGCAGTTTCAAATCCTGGCCCAGGAACTCGGACCGGCGACCAATCTCTCCGCTCTGGTCAACGTTACGGTGTATATCAACGATGTGAACGACAATGCTCCGGTTTTTGAGCAGCCAGCTTATTCCGTAGAGCTTCCCGAGAACATGACGGCGGGCACAAAGGTGGTCCAAGTGCTCGCCACCGATCCGGATTCCGGATTGGGCGGCAAAGTGCGCTATACGGCCATTCTAGGCTATCTGAACACCTCACTGAATCTGGACGCTGAAACGGGACTGATCACAGTGTCCACCAATAAGCATGGCTTCGATCGCGAAGTGATGCCCGAGTACCATCTCTATGTAGAGGCCAGGGACATGGATGGCGAGGGAAATCGGGCTCAGGTGCCATTAATAATCAAACTAATAGATGTCAACGATGAAACGCCCATCTTCGATAAGGATCTTTACGAGTTTATACTCACACACGATCTGATGGGTTTCACCACCACCGCTGTTATCCATGCGGAGGACAAGGACGCCACAGCACCCAATAACGAGGTGCGCTACGAGATCATCAATGGCAACTACGACAATCAGTTTGTTCTGGACAAGGTGACCGGTGAGCTGACCGTTAGGGAGAAGATCCACCTGCGTTCCAAGAAGAATGCCAAGACGAGAAGACGTCGGCAGGCGGGATCGGATGATGAGGATACGGATATATTTATCCTGACAGCCCGGGCTTATGATCTGGGAGTACCGGTGCGGTTCTCTACCACCACGATTCGTGTTTATCCACCGGAGAGCCGGAAGCGCAGTGTCAAGTTTGTGGTGCCAGGACACAATCCGGACAAGGCGAAAACGGAAGAAACCCTGTCGGCCCTCTCGGGCGGCAAGGTGTATATCCACAATATCCGACCCTTGAGTCCCGATGAGCCGGGTGCAAAGGATATACCAGCGGGTAATCCGGGGATCAAGGAGCGAAGTGTAGTTACGGCCACAGTGATCTACGATAGCTCTTCCGTGGTGGACATATCGGAGATCCAGCAACGGTTGTCCCATCACAACAACTCGTATGCCATTATGCCGCAGGACACTTCCAGCACAGAC ACGCAGTACAAGGCCGAGAACAAGGTGCTCTTCTGGCTGCTCATCCTGCTGGCCACTCTGGTGGCCCTGACCATCCTAATCCTGCTGCTCTGCTGCATCTGCTCCTGGTGTCCACTTTACGGAGCGGCGAC CAAAAGAATAGTTAATATCAGTAGAACTGAAGACGATGTGCATCTAGTGCATAGggaaatggcaaatggaaaacaaacaaaatctgtTCAG GTCGCAGAGTGGATGGGAAGACGCGATGCCTGGTCAGCGGAGAAACCTCCAGATACCCGAACGAAGCCCACCCGCTGGGAGTTCCACGATGGACGTGAACAGCTTGACGAAGACGTAGGAAGGGGACAGGACATCGGCGAAGGCGATCGGCGACACATCCAATCCGCCGAGGAGCAACAGCGACGTGTTCGCATCAA GCATAACCGCACAGCCAAAGACGACCTTCATCTTAATTTCCATAACTCTAGGACTAATCTGATCAACGACCGCGACGTTTACATGGAGGATGTAATTGAGAACCGCGATCTGGCGGGCGACAGGGAGCACATCACCCGGACCCGGGTGAACAGGCAGGAGTACGCCCGGAGGAAGCAGTACGACTCGGAAGTGCGCCACATCGACGATGATTCCATGCGAAGGCACGAGATTGATCGAGGGAGTGACATCGACTTCAATACCGCTCACAATAGTCTCAAAAGCAAAAGGGAGCTGTTCATCAAGGATGGCAACGTGGAGATTCTTCAGCTGATGACCAGAGATAAGACTAGGGATGGGCTTAACCTGGACGATGACAACATCTATGTGAATGTCCCGTTGAAACCGGCGGGGAATCTCTCCCATCCTCAGTTGCTGATGGTCGACAACACCGGCAAGGAGATCCTAATGCGCAGGTTCATCGAGGAGCAACCAGATGGCAAGCAGATCATCAGAGAGCATTATCAGATAGTTCCGGGCGCTACCTATATCCAATCCATGCCCAATGAGGTTCAGCAGGGATCGACCCTAAAAGGAGATACATTCCCGCTGGGAAAATCCGGACCAAATAGCATAGTTTACTCCCAACTGGAGCCGGAGGTGAAGGTCATCCACACACAGCCGGTGCAAGCAGGCGAAGGTGTTTCCCTGGATCAGCAGATGCAGCCAGCAGTCTCCAATCAGTCACTTACCCACGAACTGGAGCACTCACTTAAGCAGCAGAATGCACTACTCCGACAGATTTTGATGGAAAAGGAGAAGTTGGAGAATGCATACACCCAACACGAAGTGGCATTGGAAACGCAGAGTCTTCCCGGCCAGTCGATGGCCATAGGAACTCAGACGGATTGCGATGCTGGCACTCAGACAGAGGGATTCGATGGCGTTTTGGATCCCGAAATCTCACTGGCGAAACCATCTCGCCGAAGAGCCCGCAGCGAAAACGACGAGTCCATGTCGGAGGACGGATACGAGTACGTGCGCTTCAATCCGCCAAATAGTCCCGAAGGAGTCTACTGGATCAAGAGAAGGAGGACGAAAAAACGGCCACGGCAGCCTCGCAAGAGAATCGTGATGGTGGAGGAAGTGAAGCGCAAGATTCGGACTCCCATcaaagaggaggaggaagtTCAGGAAAGGAAGAAACGAGTGCCACCTAAGAAACCTCTAAGGGAGACCAAAACGAGTATCCTGCGCAAGCAGTTGAGTGACGAAAGTCGGAAGGACCAATCCCGCAACGGGGAAAGCCAAACAGGCAACCGCCACAGATCCGAATCGGATTCCCACAACCGCGATATGTTTATGGAGATAACCGACTCCATGGACGAACTGGCCAGTCCGGGATCACACAGCATTCGGAAAATACAGGTAGAGAAGTACTACAAGCACTCCGATGGCGACTTCGATGAGGACGATACGGAGTACTCTATCGATTCGGATGGGGACGAAATTGTGATCAGAACCAATTATCCTAGTCGAGCGCAGGAGAACGAAAGGTACCGAAGGCAAGAAAGGACCTATGCGGAGCCGGAAAACCCAGTAGATCGCAAAAGGCCTGCAAGAAAGTCGTCACCAACGGATTCCCAGCCAGAAGCCATGCCGCGACTATCAAGGCGCGATAGCTCCAAAAGGGGTTCCAGGAAGCAGACATCCTCAGAACCGCCACATAACCGAGTGTCCATCTCGAAGTACGAGTCCACGGTGACAGAGAATGGCAGGAAGCTCATGTCCACCTCAACGGAAATAGTTGGCTCCAAGCGATCCCTAACCGATCGCAGTTACCAGAGTGAGACAGAGTTGGCGGGCCTCGAACACGAAGAACGTAATGTACCAAAGTACATGGAGTGGTATTACAACAAAAAGAAGTCATCCGTTAGTGGACGCACCTCCACCGAGTCATCAAAGTCACAGCCATCCAGCAAAAAGAAGGTTGGAGCTGCGGAGAAGCGGGTTTCGAAAACCAGAATCACAGCACAACCCAAGGACGTGGAGGAATATGATGAGACTGGTGGCCGGTACAAGCCAGAACCAGCACCCAGGAAATCTCCACCAAAAGGCAGTCGATTGCTGAAGGAGGACCGAGCCCTAAACAAGCAGCACAAACCAAAAATCGAGACTGACACGAATCACCCACTGCTCCAGCACTCGGAGCACCGTTTCGAAAGGGAGAACGCCCTGGAGGTCCCAGCTGCGCCCACCAAGCTGCCCCACTACATGTATCCTGAGACTCCGCCACATGCAGCTGCCGGCGGAAAGGAATCCAAGTCCGGCAGAGAGTCCAAGACCAGCAAGGAGGCCAAGCCCAAGCCCTCACCCATACGAGAAAACGAAGTAAAGGTGTCCAACTCAAAGATCTACGTGGAGCATCGCGGAACGGGTCATCCCACACAGAAGCAGCTAAACGCATCCACACTGGAGGATGATCACGATTCCGGAATAGCAATGAACTCACTGCTCAACAGCTTGGGACGTCGCAATCCCATTGCCGAGAAGAAGAGCGTCTTCTCCATCGCCTACGACGATGTCAGCCGGGTGAAGAAGATCAACTCGGGCGGAGAGTCGCCGCAGTACTCGTAG